Proteins from a genomic interval of Dendropsophus ebraccatus isolate aDenEbr1 chromosome 6, aDenEbr1.pat, whole genome shotgun sequence:
- the LOC138796029 gene encoding cytochrome P450 2K1-like, whose amino-acid sequence MFAMDPITILLSVIVFLFLIMSFKKWNQDVYKNFPPGPKPLPIIGNILKIDMSKPYRSFVEISKEYGTVFSVKLGPAKVVVLCGLETIKDALVNHVDDFLDRPKARVFSRAINDHGIILANGSNWKVMRRFTLSTLRDYGMGKKSIENKISEEAESLVQKFRSYKGKPFDNLKTVNSAVANIIVAILLSRRFDYEDPTILKLVSLINENIRLFGSPLVRLYATFPLLVYLLPGTYKKIFANIEEFRGFLKATFTKQRKELDVNDQRNLIDAFLVKQQEGTPESTQYYHDDNLIALVDNLFVAGMETTSTTLRWGLLLMMKYPEIQEKVQSEIEKVIGSSPPQIEHRKQLPYTDAVIHEVQRFGDIAPASVAHVASRDVTFRGYFIPKGTTVIPLLHSALKDKAYFKKPEEFYPEHFLDSDGNFNKNEAFIPFSLGKRSCAGETLAKMELFIFFTTLLQNFTFQAPAGAKLDLTPGVGSTNAPKPYEICAIPRR is encoded by the exons ATGTTTGCAATGGACCCCATCACAATTCTTCTGTCGGTTATCGTCTTCCTATTTCTGATCATGTCTTTTAAGAAATGGAACCAAGACGTTTATAAAAATTTCCCCCCTGGACCAAAACCCTTACCCATCATTGGGAATATCCTCAAGATCGACATGTCGAAGCCTTATAGGTCTTTTGTAGAG ATATCTAAGGAGTACGGCACAGTCTTCAGTGTCAAGTTAGGACCGGCAAAAGTAGTTGTCCTATGTGGTCTTGAAACCATTAAAGACGCTCTCGTCAACCATGTTGATGACTTTTTGGACAGACCAAAAGCAAGAGTGTTTTCTAGAGCAATAAATGATCATG GCATCATCCTGGCAAATGGAAGTAATTGGAAAGTGATGAGAAGATTCACTCTGTCTACTCTACGAGATTACGGGATGGGGAAAAAGAGTATAGAGAACAAGATCAGCGAGGAGGCCGAGTCTCTGGTTCAGAAATTTAGATCTTATAAAG GAAAACCTTTCGACAACTTAAAAACTGTGAACTCTGCCGTAGCCAATATCATTGTGGCCATACTGCTCAGCCGGAGATTCGACTATGAAGATCCGACCATCCTGAAACTTGTGAGCTTAATCAATGAAAATATACGACTTTTCGGGAGCCCCCTGGTCAGG CTGTATGCCACTTTCCCATTGCTCGTTTACTTGCTCCCGGGAACTTATAAGaaaatttttgcaaatattgAGGAGTTTCGTGGTTTTTTAAAAGCAACATTTACAAAACAGAGAAAAGAACTGGATGTGAATGATCAGCGGAACCTGATTGATGCCTTCCTGGTCAAACAGCAAGAG ggaacaCCAGAGTCCACTCAGTATTACCACGATGACAACCTGATCGCTCTGGTAGATAACTTGTTTGTTGCCGGAATGGAGACCACGTCAACCACATTGAGATGGGGACTTCTTCTCATGATGAAATATCCAGAGATTCAAG AAAAAGTCCAGAGCGAAATTGAGAAAGTGATTGGATCATCTCCACCCCAGATAGAACACAGAAAACAACTGCCATATACAGATGCCGTCATTCATGAAGTTCAGAGGTTTGGCGATATTGCCCCGGCTAGTGTCGCACATGTAGCTTCTCGTGATGTCACATTTAGGGGTTACTTTATACCAAAG GGAACAACCGTCATCCCATTGCTGCACTCTGCTCTGAAAGATAAAGCTTACTTCAAGAAGCCTGAAGAGTTTTATCCAGAACACTTTCTTGACTCGGATGGAAATTTTAACAAGAATGAAGCCTTCATCCCCTTCTCCTTGG GTAAGAGAAGCTGTGCTGGCGAGACCTTGGCTAAAATGGAGCTGTTCATATTCTTTACGACGTTGTTGCAGAACTTCACATTCCAGGCACCCGCTGGAGCCAAACTGGACCTTACCCCGGGAGTGGGCTCTACAAATGCCCCCAAACCATATGAAATCTGTGCTATCCCTCGAAGATAA